The Zygotorulaspora mrakii chromosome 6, complete sequence genome includes the window AAGGTTTTTATGAAGTTCGATGTTAAAATGCTGTTGGATTATTATGATGCCTTCTTAGATTCTTTCCTCACGAAAGCTGGCGTaaagaatttcaacagGTTAAGACTTATAATGATTATTCTGCGAAGGCTCGTCAAAGAAAGGCAGCAAGAAGCAGTCGTTGAGtatgaacttgaaaaacaacaaaaactAGTTCGAGATGATACAAAAACAGAGGAGGTTGAAAACTTCGAGGAAGACAAtaaagaagatgaaaaatttaaacTCCCTCAAGttttgattgaaaaattgaaagaagaggTTCCACAAGATTATTTGGAATACGAGAATGAGTACCAATTTCTAAAGTATTTGTGGTACTGGGATTTGGTTTTAGAGTTCTTTGACAGCTCATCATATAATTTGCGTCAATTGTTCATCGAACAGTTGAAATTCGAGGACATGATcaatagatttttcaattttgtcacTGACCAAATCGATTTACAGGAAACGAAATTCTGGGAAAATGTCGAGTCGATACATTTTTTAAGTTATAGTGCTACCGGAGAAGACTTTTCGCCATTCTCAGAAGATGTTTATGTTGAATGTAAGACACTTTTAGCTCATTCTCTGTATAGAATGTTCGACAATGTTGGATCTCTTACAGCAAACTGGTGGCTGAACATAAAGGACAgatcttttcaatcaaAAGTGGAAAAGTTTGTCACTAAATTTATCTCACCTATTCTGATTCAGCACGAGCTCAAAATTGTTTCCCAAAAGATGGGTTCCTTGACTTCCAAAGATGATGCTTTGAGtatcaaaatcaacaagGTGACGGATGAAGTCAAGGCTACCTATTTAATTGATGAACAGAAATTGGAAATATCTTTTAAGTTACCTGGTAATTACCCGCTAACTAATATCGAGGTAATAGGAGTCTCCAGAGTCGGTATTAGTGAGCAAAAGTGGAAGCAATGGATATTATCTACACAACGTGTAATTACCGGGATGAACGGCTCTGTAATGGACTCATTGGAATTGTTCacaaaaaatgtcaatTTACAGTTCTCTGGATTTGAAGAATGTGCCATTTGCTATTCTATCCTGCATGCTGTTGATCGCAAACTTCCTACAAAGACATGCCCAACGTGTAATAATAAATTTCATGGCGCTTGTCTTTACAAATGGTTTAGGTCATCCGGGAACAATACATGTCCCCTTTGCCGTAGTGTGATCCCATTCAGAAGGTGAATGACCACGGCCAATCCTAGATAGATTTGTAGAGGAATTAATTCATAAGTATATCAAATATATGCCACATTCATTGTAGAAAAGACaatacatttttattttggtGAAAAATGTCGCGCGATTTTACATTAAGTTGTGAAGGAACAACTGACTTTATATGTGAAGAGTTGAGCCAAAGACCTATCTAGCTTCACAGGGTCCCATTGCTCACACCGAATGTTTAttagaaagagaaaaatcaaaatcctCGTGCTATTTGCTCTGGGAATTGCTGTTATTTCCTTTGCCGTACGTTCTGTTGTGCAATCACAGCTcaataaagaaattgtCTATTTCAAAcgatattttgaagagaaaaaggatgTGATAGACCTCTTTAATCCACTCGCAATTAAACAGATCCCGGAGGAGGTCATTGATCAGCTATACAAGACAGCATTGCAGGATTCCAGCAAAAAAAAcccaaaaaatcaaattgattGGTCAAAATATGCATATGTTACCTATGCTACACATGCCAATTATATATGTAATAGTCTGATAATCTTTGACGCTTTGAAAAGTTACGGAACGAAAGCAAAACTTGTTCTTTTAGTGTCACAAGATCTGGTAGAACCAGAAAAGTACGAtgactttgaaattgttaaTTCTCTGCTACGTCGTTTAACGGAAGTTGGCGGCGATCAAGTAATTATCAAGTTCATGAAGATTAATAAGAAGTCTTCAGATGACACTCAGTGGAGCTACAGTTTGAATAAACTGGAAGTGTTTAATCAAACAGAATTTGACAGGGTAATATACATGGACAACGACGCCATATTGCACGATAACCTTGATGAATTATTTTTCCTTCCTGATTACATAAAATTTGCGGCGCCATTAGCCTACTGGGACTTAAAAGAGCATGATATCACCGCATCATACAATGAAGTGAGAAACTACGAAAAGCTTCCTATCAATTTGGAAAGGTACAATGATAAAATTATTCCAAGGATAAAAAAGCACAAGATGATATATAACCACTTGCCAAGTTTGCCACCAAACTTGTTTTTGGATACTCAGAATGTTGCTCAAGATATAATTCGTTCagagttttcattttcatctatGTTTGATCACCACATTACGAAACAACCCAATaaaatcaattttgctTCAAATTTAATGGTAATCAAGCCTTCTCAAGAGACCTTCAAATTACTTAGAGACTACTTGATTCCTgcatatttgaagaaagaggagGGATATGACATGGACTTGATTAACAATGATCTTTAcaatatgaaaaaactaATACGTAAGCAGTTCAACTATTTCCGTAGAATAAGAACTCACTTTGTTCCAGAAGTATTGGTACTACCATTCGGTAGATATGATGTATTAACGGGATCCATAAAGAATAGACATGAACAAAGTATGTTGAAGAATGATGTTATAGGGTACAGAAGAGTAAATTCCGAGGGCGAAGAGCTACCGAAGAGTGTTGATGAAGTCATCCAAGATGCCAAATACAtacatttttcagatttcCCTCTTCAAAAACCTTGGGAATACGAATCATTCGAGGAAATTGAATGTCACGCTGACGAATTGAAGGACAATACTATTGAAGAGCCTGAGAAGACCTGCACAGCTTGGAATTCTGCTTACCTCACTTACATGTACAGTCGCAATATTTGTTGGATTGGTGAATAGTGCCATTGGTATATCATTGAGATTGAACGGAAAAATTAATGGTTCAAGATTATTTCAAGATACCATTTTTCCTTGCCTCTTTATTTAGTAATCTATCGACCTCTCCTCCGTATTTAACATTACCCTTAACGTTGTCTTTGAAGGCGTAATCTAAAGATATCTTCTTGTTGGCTAGTAGTTCACAATTcaaggaagaaattgcaGTGTCGGCATCAtcataaaatttgaaataaatATAAGCACATCGCAGCTGGCCATTGGAAAGGTGAAAAACATCACTACTTTTAGACAATGGACCATATTTGGTAAAAATCTTTGTTAGCTGATTTTCATCTATGGAGTTATCCAGATTTTTAACAAAGACCTTGGCAATAGGTAGTACATTTACATCTACAGAAATCACTGAAGAACTGTTGCTTGACAACTGTGCATTTGCCGGTCTCACTTTTAGAGCTCTATCGTATAGGTATACGGTATTGTTCATTAGTTGTGCCACATATTGGCAGTCTTCTGGTGTGTAAAACTCAACAAATGCATACCCTTGATGCAATTGCAGTATTTTATCCTTGGGATAGCGTATTCTGGATATTGGACTCAGCTGCACGAAGAGTTCATATAATTGTGCTTTGGTCACTTTGGGATCTAGATTTCCCACATACACAGTAGTAGCCGGATCATTCAGAGACGCGTTCATGCCTGTTTTAAATGGACTTGAAACTATTTTCAGAGAACGCTGGAGTACTTGCCTTTTAATGCAATGCCCTTgttcaaaactttttaaAATTTACCCGCACATCTCCTGTaagcttcaaaaatatcaccGTATTTAAACGTTGATGTTAACAAGTTGAattaatctttttcatttctttctggAGGAAGACAACCATTGACCGACATCAGCTTGAAcctatttttttgattcatgTTCATATTTTATCACCTTTTTTACTGAGTTACTaagtctttttcttttgatgagTTATCTTACCGTTTAAGTGATTTGTACAGAATcgtttttttatcaaactttttgaatcttcCAGCTTATTATCCGAGACTTACTAGTCgttttaaaaatttcttttcaaatgccTGATCTTTTGTTGCTTTCTTTAAAGATGAAATTCgttctttctttgttgaTTAGAGCTATTGTGAGTTTTTCACATTAGATACTTTTCGATTCATAAAGTACTGTGTTAATTTGACTAGTTCACATGTTTCACTCCCATAAAGTGTGATAGTCGAATATGAGCACATCCGGTACTTTATTAAAGATGAATGATCTTGAAGCTTTTTCGTTCGCACCATAAGATCATGTTGGGAgagattttttatattctGATTTATAGAGGCTTGTTTATATGAGCTGGACGTGAAGGAAAGGAAATTTCGTGCATTACATTCATGGGTGGGCTTAAACAATTGAAGGTTTGAAGATTGTGTACCAAAAGTTGGTTAGGTTGGTATTTTgaactttcaatttgaatgcTTCATGCAGTTTTAAAGTTGATCATAGAATAATCATCCCCCGTTTAATCGCTCATCTATTGAAACTGTTAAAGAATAATAGAATGTAGTTTCATACACGGGGTAAATCTTTACGGaaaatcttgtttttttttttctttgattacGACTCACAGGCTGATGCTATATATTAAACTACCTTGATTTTAAATTACAAACAAACTGAATTAAGGAGAGAAATCATAAATACTTTTTAACCATACAGCTTTTGAATGTCATCCTTTACAGCATTGAAGATATcctttctcttcaatttctgtGCAGAGGTAACAAATCCATTTTGAGGTGTCcattcttcatcaaaaaaaactatacCTTCAAGTAACTCAATACCTATCAAACCTTGTGATTTTCCAGTCTTTAATAATTCTCTGAGGACGatgttttgaagttttttaTCATGCAAGTgattttcaacatcatcacctttttttaaaatacCATTCGATTCTGCTATCTCTGCTACAGGACCCAAATTTGGTACAACAATTCCAACTGGTTTAACTCTTGATTGATCAGCATAAACGCAAATATTCTGAACAAAAGTGCTTGATCTGTAAACTGATTCTAACTTTTCTAAGGCGATATATTCACCGTTTTGTGTTTTAActaaattcttttttctgtcAATAACTTTTAAATGACCATTTGGTAACCATTCACCAATATCACCAGTACGGAACCAACCATCTTTAGTAAACGCGTCTTCGGTTtcttttggatttttgTAATATTCTGATGTGACCGATGCACCTCTAATCCAAACTTCACCTTGATTATTTTTTGCAAGATaattcaattcttcaacatcaactAATTTAACAGTAACTGCAGCAGTCAAATCACCAGCAACACCATATTCAAAACGATCAGGTTGCAAAACACAAGTATTTGCAGTAGTCTCTGTTAAACCATATCCAATAAGCATTGGACATAGTAAAGTTGTAACGAACTCCTGAGCATCAATACTGATTGGAGAGCCACCGTTCAAAACGTATCTTAAATGACCACCAGTGGCTTGCTTAACTTTCTTGAAGACTAAGTTACCTAAACTATCACCGCCTGGAATGTGATAACGTTTCATTTTAATCTTTGCATGATATGCGGTccagaaaattttctgaGTAATCGTAGGCAATTGACTGATTTTTGCCATGATACCTTTTCTAACAGATTCCCAAACTGCTGCAACACCAACCATGACAGTTGGTTGGAATTCTTCCATGTCACCTTTACAATTACGTACAGAAGCGCTTGAAATCGTCTTGACATTTGCATAGCCCAGAACTCCACCCCAGTAGAAGCAAATCAGTTCAAATGCTAGTTCAAAGATATGAGCCAGTGGCAAAAATGCAATAACACGATCTCTGATACCAATAAAGCCTTGAACGTTATCTGTGACCCCGGCAACACCCGCGATGATGTTTCTGTGGGTCAATACGACACCTTTTGGATCACCTGTGGAACCCGAGGTGTACATTATGCACGAGGTGTCATTTTCCTTCGGTAAAAACGTGCTGATCTCATCTCTTGCACTTTCACCGAGTTTCAAAAGGTCGTCGAAACTTATGATTGTGATGTCGGGCCTAATCTCCTTCAGCTTGTTGACAGCGTTGAATGCGTTCTGGTACAACTTGCCGCCGTATCTTTTATCGCTCTCCGTGATGGCTTCATTGTGAATGATGAATTTCATTTCCGGGGTCTTTTCCAACGGCCCGATTAGCGACTGCAAAAGATGGTTATCGGTGAACATGGCGTTGGTGTTGGTCTGCAGCATGGAGTGAATCAGACCCTTCTCCCCCAGAGTGTCATACGCAGTCACAACAGGGATGCTCTGGGTCTGCGCGGCCAGGAACATTTTCATCCATTTGGGCGACGTACCGGCGTATATATGCAGCTTTGACTCCTCCGGCGTCAAGCCCAGCTTGATCAGACCCCTACCGAGATCATGCATGATCGAGGTCAGTTCCTGGAACGTGTTGTACTTGTAATGCGACAGCTCGTAGTActgccattttttctcGATCTTCTCGTCCTTGCCGTCGATCCTCTTGGTCACTTCCTTGGTCTCCTCGTGGATTTCCACCACGTCTCTCCAGCCCATTGCGGGACGCGACTTGTTCTTCTGGAACGCCTCCATCGCAAACTCGTACACTGTCGAGCACGAGAACCCGACCGGTCTCACCAGCGGCTCCTTTGCGGCCTTGATGTTCCTTCTTGGAGCCGTTTCATGCTCGTTGGCGGCTTTGCCAACCTCTACCGAATATTGCGCCATTGTGCCCTCCTGTTTTCACTTTTGTGGTCACTTTTTGGACCTCTTTAAAACCGCCACCAGACACTTGCGAAATCATTGTTTCGTATTTATCTTTTCTATAAATCAAATCTCAACAACTTTCTACACTTTCAACAACTTTTGCGGTGACGTGCAGCCACGCGAAAAAGGACATGCAACATGCAAAAATACATATATAGCGCTAACAGAGACAGACTTGGGGAAATAAGAAACTACATAGATAACGAAACGATATGTACGATAGATAGCGCTTCTAACTGAGCTGGATTGTGCCCAATTGGACCCAGGGTAGGAGCTGCTCTGTATATACGCAAACGCCTTCCAGTTTCGCCTGCCTGTTTCGCCTGCCTGTTTCCATTCGGTTTCTTGGTAGTCCCACCAGCTGTTGCATTTTATCGCCTCGCTTCGTCGGTGCGTCGCTGTAAACGCCGCCTGGAAGCAGCGGTTCTCCAACAAAGCGCGTTTTGTTGCTTTCGGTCCAGCACGGCTGGACGCCGTCGTGCCGCGTGATGTGGCACGTGACTTGCATTAAATATCAGACGGTCTCAGCTGCGGTCGTTTGCGACGGTGATCTGTTCGGGAATAAGCTTTTTTGTTTCCGCTATTTGCGCAGCGACGCGTCGCGGATTTAGGTCTCACTGAGCAACGGCGCAACGTTGACAACTTTGTAACATGCAGGCTGAACAGCAGGCGCGAGTTGATACACGTTCTTGTCATGGTCAGAAGAGGCATCCCAGGGCGTCCTGCGCGGTCTACAAGGACGCGGGTGGGTAGTGCGTGTGCATTGCAGAGGCCGGGCTCCCGATCACGCCTCGATCACGTTTCCGTCACAGCCAACAGGGCTGCAGGAGTTCTCGCCGGGTTTCGCGGCCACCTCAAACATCTGTAAACCACATAACAAGCGTAGGACGTGACAACTAGAACCCGCGCTCACTGCATTCGTTGAGGACTCCGAACCAGTTCCCCCTGCTTGGGCTGATCCCTGGCCAGAGAATGTGCCACCAGCACACACAGAAATCCGTTCCTTTGACGGAATGCCTCTTCCTTTGCCACGTCGCGTCATCCACTTTCCTGGACGTCGATGTGTTGTTGGCATGCGTGGGCATCAGAATGTACCGATCCCATGCGGACTATCCATGCTGACTATCCCCtgcttttttctcattgCAAAGCACAGACTCAGAAAATACCGTTTTGACATTCCGCGCAACGACATCAAATGGCCTGAACGCTACGTGGTCCTGAGCGCCATTGCGGTGCGACTACGAAGGCATCGGCTCCGGAAGGACACCGCAGATGCCGCTTCTGCTCGCGACGACATCACGAAGATCATAGCACCAAATCTGGAGACTCCGCGGCAAGGAAAATGAGCTTCTGGAAGTGCCGTACAGTTGAAGAAAGCGGGCCCTACTCGGGTGGTGAAGGTACTCGAATGCCACAGTGCAAGACAAGACTTTTTGGAGAGTTTTCTCCGGGCTTTGTAGCTCCAGGCGCAAGGAACGATTTCCAGAAATTTCGGTCATTCGCAGGGTGTCGGATTGTCCGCTGGGATCTCGAGCAGATGTGAAGGTGTTCTCGCAATGCCTGCGTGAGCTCTGGTGCCGAGAAACATGGTGCCAGCTAGCGCTCGGAGCTGGGTCCAATGTGTGGGAACTGGTCGAGTATTTGCAACGGGCGCTGGCATGGTAGCCAGCTCAGAACGAAAAATGACAAAGGCGGCTACACTACGAACCTTTTTGGCCTGACATGCCGGAGTAGCCAACTACAGCGCAAGGATTGTCCTGCCTTCATATAGGGCAAAATTCGTGGGCGGTTGCGCGAACAgcagaaaatcaaaacatGCAGAGCACTAGTGCTCTGCACTAGTGCAGTTGAGGATGGCTCTGTTAGTGTGAGTCCCAATTCACAGAGTATGCATACATGAAGTCCGCTTATATAGTGTTACGACCTGTCCGAAGTGCGGACGCCTCCAACCGACCTGTAGCTAGTATATCTTCACCAACATTATTTCCTATTTCTTAATCGCTAATTGAGCTAGTTGTTATGAGTCCAGACCTAATTGGTTACTAAAATGCTACTCGTAATATTTTTGTCCTTGCCCACATCAGAATGCATACATGTAACCCACGAGAGCCCAGATTGCCAGGGCCAAGATGTGCGTGATACCGAGTAAGTCCTAAAATCTCACATGTTGTGAGGCTGCTACTCGAGGCGCCCTCGTGAAAGCCTGCGTACGTAGAAATCCATCTCGCACGTGTCCTTCTGTCCTTTTCGGGGAACTAGGAACAGTCTCCTACTAGTTGCCCGATAGGCAAGCACAACGTCGTCCAGGGATGCTGCGGAAACGCCCGGAAACTCTGAATGATACCTAAAAATATATTGCCGCCAATGTGCCATACCTCAGGGAACGCTAAGGATAGGATGCAGATGGGTGCAGATCGAGTTCGTGTGTGTCTCGACACACAAAAACAGCTATAAGATAATCTACGATGTGCCCGACAGAGAAAGTTCGGGATTCACACTCTGTCTCCCGCCATGTTGCGTATTTGCTTCTTGTTCCGGGATCCAACCAGACTGGACAGAAATGCCGTCGGCGGCACCGTCGTTACCCGGCCGAGGCCGGGTAATGCATGCCGTGCCGAGCGATCTCCCTCTCGCGCCCAGCGCGTTTTTCCCGGAGCAACACTATAAACGTTGCCAGAGTTCACACGTCTACCTCCCCACGCCCACCGCCGCAGACCAACACAACCGTTGAACGCTGCTTATACGATGGGATGGTTCACCAAGGACGCAGCCGCGCACGAGTACCAACCGAACAACAGAAGCGCCAGAAAGCTGTGCTGGGAGGCCCGAGACGACTACTTCGCGTGTCTGAACTCCATACACGTCGTCAACGCACTCGAGCCGCAACACCAGCAGCAGATCGAGAAGGCCTGCTCCAACCAGGACAGAAACTTCAACGAGAACTGCGCTGCCAGCTGGATCAAGTATTTCAAGGAGAAGCGCGTTGTCGACCACAGGAAGGAACAGTTTATGAAGGACGTAGAAAGGGAGAACGCCCAGATTATCGAGCTGACCCCGGATCAAATGGTACGAAAGTGACCGTGCTGGATAGCCGCTGCTGGATAGCCGCCGTCGTGCTCTGTGTTTGCGATCCGTGTTTGTAGCTCCAAGGCAGCTGGCATCGCCGATTGCTGCCTCTGGGCGGGGACGCTTTTTAGGGATGCAGCAACGACGGAAGGCGACAGCGTTGCGCCGTCGCAGGTACGTCCAGTATGCAGGGCGCGCAACCGATATGCACCGCATATCGGTTGCGACGTGGGGCGGATTGCGCGCCGGCGGAGTATGCCTTGGCGGTTATTCATTAGTCAGAATTGTAGGCTGGTGGTGTAGCAAGCTGGTGTGGCAAGCTGGTGTAGCGGGAAATAAGGATCGGAGGGGAACAGGACTCTCGGATAAGGATCGCGGAACAGCGAGCAAGCGGAGGAGCACGGATGAGGATCACGGCGAGGAGGATCACGGTAGAGAATCAGGGATCCAGCATGAGGAAAAGTAGTTTTTATTCCCGCTCTCTTATTTGCAAACGTATATAAACAGTGGGTGATCGGGGCGTACGTCGCTGAGCAGCTCATGAGCCAATCCGGAGTATTCTAGAGTGTGTTAGCAAGGAGTGTCTCACGGGTTGTCTCACGAACTTTCAGTGCTTTCAGTATCCACTAGTTATCTAACATGTCTtttattgttcaaaaagctGGCAACCAAGCCATCGATGTGAACCGCGTCAGCGGGGTCGATTACCACCTGACGACGAACGGGTCGGACTGGCTGTGGGCGGTTGCGTCGATATTTGGGCTGTTGACGGTTGTCTACGCAGCGTTGTTCTTCGCCGCCGAGTACAAGGGATCAGCGCTGACGAGGTACGCGCTCGCGGTGCCCTTTTTGATCTCGTTTTTCGAGTTTTTCTTCTACTTCACGTACGCCTCGAATCTGGGCTGGACCGCCATCCAGGCAGAGTTTGGGCACGTCACGGTGGATGATCCCGTTACCACGGCGAGTCCGGGGTACAGACAGATCTTCTATTCGAAGTTTGTGGCGTGGTTTCTGTCGTGGCCCTTGCTTCTGTTTCTGCTGGAGCTGGCAGGCAGCTCGACCACGGTGCCCGCGTCGGAGCTGGAGACGTTGTCTGTTTTCGATATGGTGCACAGTCTTTTGATCCAGATCTTCAGCGCCTTTTTCTGGGTTGTTTCGCTGTTGGTGGGCTCTTTGATCCGGTCCTCGTACAAGTGGGGTTACTGGACCTTTGGTGCCGTCACCATGTTGATTGGCGAGGCTGTCATCATCAGAAGACACGTGTTCACCCTGAAGCTGAGAGGGTTTTCTCTGGGAATGCTGTGCACTGCTTCTGTCATAGTCTGGTTGTATTTTGTTTGCTGGGGCCTGTCCGAAGGTGGCAACGTTATTCAGCCCAATTCCGAGGCTGTGTTTTACGGCATACTGGACTTATGCATTTTTGCTATCTATCCGGCCTATCTCTTGTTCATCGTTGCGCGCTTTGGCAGGTGGCCATCGTTTTCCTTGAGAGGCGGTTTTGGGAAAGACTACCATGATACGCATACCGAGAAGACTTCGGATCCAAATTCGATCAGAGAATCGGGCGACACTCACGTCGTGGGTGCCGTTCCCGGTGTTGTTTCTGCTACTGGCCCTGACACTCATCCTTCTACAGTTTCGCCTAGCGCCAACACTACCACCGCACGGGCTGCTACTAATCCTCATCCAACTGCAACTGCAACTGCTGAAGAagtttaaaaaaaataattctttTGTTCCGGAatccttttcttccttaATACTTTTGCCAATATTTCCTTCTTCCTA containing:
- the GNT1 gene encoding glucose N-acetyltransferase (similar to Saccharomyces cerevisiae GNT1 (YOR320C); ancestral locus Anc_8.798); the encoded protein is MFIRKRKIKILVLFALGIAVISFAVRSVVQSQLNKEIVYFKRYFEEKKDVIDLFNPLAIKQIPEEVIDQLYKTALQDSSKKNPKNQIDWSKYAYVTYATHANYICNSLIIFDALKSYGTKAKLVLLVSQDLVEPEKYDDFEIVNSLLRRLTEVGGDQVIIKFMKINKKSSDDTQWSYSLNKLEVFNQTEFDRVIYMDNDAILHDNLDELFFLPDYIKFAAPLAYWDLKEHDITASYNEVRNYEKLPINLERYNDKIIPRIKKHKMIYNHLPSLPPNLFLDTQNVAQDIIRSEFSFSSMFDHHITKQPNKINFASNLMVIKPSQETFKLLRDYLIPAYLKKEEGYDMDLINNDLYNMKKLIRKQFNYFRRIRTHFVPEVLVLPFGRYDVLTGSIKNRHEQSMLKNDVIGYRRVNSEGEELPKSVDEVIQDAKYIHFSDFPLQKPWEYESFEEIECHADELKDNTIEEPEKTCTAWNSAYLTYMYSRNICWIGE
- the HSH49 gene encoding U2 snRNP complex subunit HSH49 (similar to Saccharomyces cerevisiae HSH49 (YOR319W); ancestral locus Anc_8.797), which translates into the protein MNASLNDPATTVYVGNLDPKVTKAQLYELFVQLSPISRIRYPKDKILQLHQGYAFVEFYTPEDCQYVAQLMNNTVYLYDRALKVRPANAQLSSNSSSVISVDVNVLPIAKVFVKNLDNSIDENQLTKIFTKYGPLSKSSDVFHLSNGQLRCAYIYFKFYDDADTAISSLNCELLANKKISLDYAFKDNVKGNVKYGGEVDRLLNKEARKNGILK
- the FAA1 gene encoding long-chain fatty acid-CoA ligase FAA1 (similar to Saccharomyces cerevisiae FAA4 (YMR246W) and FAA1 (YOR317W); ancestral locus Anc_8.796); amino-acid sequence: MAQYSVEVGKAANEHETAPRRNIKAAKEPLVRPVGFSCSTVYEFAMEAFQKNKSRPAMGWRDVVEIHEETKEVTKRIDGKDEKIEKKWQYYELSHYKYNTFQELTSIMHDLGRGLIKLGLTPEESKLHIYAGTSPKWMKMFLAAQTQSIPVVTAYDTLGEKGLIHSMLQTNTNAMFTDNHLLQSLIGPLEKTPEMKFIIHNEAITESDKRYGGKLYQNAFNAVNKLKEIRPDITIISFDDLLKLGESARDEISTFLPKENDTSCIMYTSGSTGDPKGVVLTHRNIIAGVAGVTDNVQGFIGIRDRVIAFLPLAHIFELAFELICFYWGGVLGYANVKTISSASVRNCKGDMEEFQPTVMVGVAAVWESVRKGIMAKISQLPTITQKIFWTAYHAKIKMKRYHIPGGDSLGNLVFKKVKQATGGHLRYVLNGGSPISIDAQEFVTTLLCPMLIGYGLTETTANTCVLQPDRFEYGVAGDLTAAVTVKLVDVEELNYLAKNNQGEVWIRGASVTSEYYKNPKETEDAFTKDGWFRTGDIGEWLPNGHLKVIDRKKNLVKTQNGEYIALEKLESVYRSSTFVQNICVYADQSRVKPVGIVVPNLGPVAEIAESNGILKKGDDVENHLHDKKLQNIVLRELLKTGKSQGLIGIELLEGIVFFDEEWTPQNGFVTSAQKLKRKDIFNAVKDDIQKLYG
- the COA6 gene encoding Coa6p (similar to Saccharomyces cerevisiae YMR244C-A; ancestral locus Anc_8.795), whose amino-acid sequence is MGWFTKDAAAHEYQPNNRSARKLCWEARDDYFACLNSIHVVNALEPQHQQQIEKACSNQDRNFNENCAASWIKYFKEKRVVDHRKEQFMKDVERENAQIIELTPDQMVRK
- the HSP30 gene encoding Hsp30p (ancestral locus Anc_8.794), whose amino-acid sequence is MSFIVQKAGNQAIDVNRVSGVDYHLTTNGSDWLWAVASIFGLLTVVYAALFFAAEYKGSALTRYALAVPFLISFFEFFFYFTYASNLGWTAIQAEFGHVTVDDPVTTASPGYRQIFYSKFVAWFLSWPLLLFLLELAGSSTTVPASELETLSVFDMVHSLLIQIFSAFFWVVSLLVGSLIRSSYKWGYWTFGAVTMLIGEAVIIRRHVFTLKLRGFSLGMLCTASVIVWLYFVCWGLSEGGNVIQPNSEAVFYGILDLCIFAIYPAYLLFIVARFGRWPSFSLRGGFGKDYHDTHTEKTSDPNSIRESGDTHVVGAVPGVVSATGPDTHPSTVSPSANTTTARAATNPHPTATATAEEV